A stretch of DNA from Tigriopus californicus strain San Diego chromosome 11, Tcal_SD_v2.1, whole genome shotgun sequence:
GAGCGACTTTGACAGACTTAAAAAATGCTGTTAGAACATAAGTGATGCTTTTTGGGAATACCAGGGATATTCGTACCTCAAATCAAAGAATCACTTCAATTGCCACCATTTTAAAAGAATGGAGCGAGAGTTATCAGAGCATAATAATCCTTAGTTATCGACCAAAATCACAACTTGGCTGACCATCCCTAATGTGATCGATCTCTTCGATTTGACCATGAATCAGATTAGTCTTTGAGTTTTGAGTTTCAGAAGCTCTTTTCACCTCAAAAATGTAGCCAGAGAAAAGGGTCGAGCTAAAAGACTAACGACACGTGGGGATCTATTCGCGTCTGACAGACAGATCAAACATGATCGTTTGGAAAAGGGCGTTTAATATTTCATAATATCCGCATGTAACCGTTACACCGATCTGATTTAGTATTGAAGTTTCAATCGAAAATGTCAGACATCCGAGTGCTGTCAAAAAGATCACGAACACCGGTAGCTTTTGCACATCCGTTGTCCAGACACAACCGTATTGTGTTCCTTTGTCAGAATATGGTTAGTTTCCTCCATACGGATTTGTTCGACCTCTTTGATGTAGTTGCTGTCAAATGGATGAGGAATGTTCATCTTGTTGTTCAAATACTAACGAGCAATAATGTTAATTATATGCTTTCTTGCTTGTCGATGATTTCAAAGTACAACGTGCCTTGGATTAAGGTCAAAAAATTTGCGAGGATTTAAGGGGAGGGATAAACAACGAAAAGCCAATGATTTCTCATTCAAGTAACAAGCGCCTGCCATTTACGGCTCCCATTTCCGAATGCACATTCCTGATTATAGCCGGCAGTTCAACATTCAAGGGATTTTAGTATCTGGTTGCAGTTCGCATATCTTATGACGCGACCCTGACTGTTAGTTTTTCGATTGGACGAGCACGACGGTAAGTTAAAAGGCAAAGACCAGAGTTAACAATTATGTTTATTTGGCCGCAAAGTTCAAGCATTTATCCTGTCAAGAACCTGCATTTTCAATGGTCTGAGTAGAGGACCTAGGATTGGCCGTCCAGAAATGTATAAAGATAGACATACCATTTCAAGGATAGGTGTAGAAGAGAAGCAATTACACGCAACCCTGGGCAACATGCTCGTTGGCGTTCTTCAAGTACAAACAACGCTCAAAATTGTCCTTCTTTCACGCATTGACAATGGTCACTCAGCAAGCTAGTTTCAAAACACGGCAACGAACACTCTGTCTAGCAGATGTGGCGGCTTGAAACGAGGGTCTCACAACAGACTCTGCCGCTTCCGAAGGGTCTGATCTGTCAAAGAATGGAGAGCTTCTCCGCCTTTCCCTGGAATCCTCGGTGAGTTTTGTGGAGGACGTGTCAGGTAAACCCTCGGGTTTTGGACTAGTTGTGGTGGGCGGAGCTCGATTGAACAACTGTTTTCGAAGGTTACTCAATCTATCTCTGTGTACTGACAGGACGGAGTCACCCTTGTCGGTGGATGCTGGATTCGATGCATTGGATGTAGATCCGGGTTCCTCATCACTCTTGGCAGCCTCAATGGCCTTGAAACTGTTTTCTCGACGGGTTGCTTCTAGAGCTTTTTCTTGTTGCTGTTGCAGTTGATCCAAGATAGATTTCGTGTTTGAGGGTCTGGATTTGGACAAGAACCGTTGTCGAATCTGATCTCGACGAGACGTGAATGAGGGCACCTCTGAGGTCTCTGctatagtagtagtagttgtagtgtgggtagtggtggtggtggtagtagtggtagtggtaatAGTTGTTGATGTTGTGGACACAACAGTTGAGGCTGTAACGGTAATTGGTGCCTCAGTATTCAATGAATCAAGTGTGGTCGAGGCTAAGATGGTTACGGCGTTCTCAGTAACCGAGCTAATAGTTGTAGCCTCAGATGTTGTGCTTTCTTCATCAGTCTCCTGTAATTCCGCTTCGGAAAGTGAGATCGTGGTGGTTTCGGCTTCGGTGCTGTCAATGGGCGAAGAAGAAGTGCCGAGTTCAAAGGTGGTGATGGGCTCTGTTGTAGTCAcgtcttgttttgttttatggCCAGCAGGAAGAACGACATGAATGTCGACTAATTCAGAGGAAGGTGCAAGGTTTTCGGGTTGAATAGTTGTTGGTAGCTCAGTGCTGGTGGCAAGAGTTGTGGCAGCTATGGTGGTTTCGTCATTCTCTTCTTCCGAAATTTCAAGTGGGTCCACGGTTTCAATTTTACCGACGGGAGGAGGAGCTTCTGAAGATTCGATTTCAGTAAAGATCACTTCTTGGTTGGAAACTTGCTCTTCGGGtaaatttcccaaagaatcaGGAGTCACTTGTTGGAGTTTTTGTGCCATGGGCTTTTGTTGAAGGTGCTCAAACAAAGCTGTGACGTTAAATATGTCTAAGACAGAGGTCAACATTTCAACGCTGTTTGGCTTGTCCTTTTCAATCATTGGTTCAAACGTTGGTGGAACCTCAGTTGGCTCTTCAGTTGGAATTTCTGTCGCTTGAACATCTTCTATATCATCAACTGAATCCATGGTTGTGACTGAAGTTGAGTGAAGGCGTGTCTCTTGCAATGCATCAACGTCTTCCTCATTTGCCTCGTCCAGTGAAATCatctcgttttttttgttcaaatccgTGCTTGTTGCGACTTCTGTGCTGACTCTTACTTGGGAACTTGGAACCACAATCAGTGTCTCCTCGACTTCGCCAAGggattcaatcaaatcatggTTAAAATGAGAGGGTCTTACGATGATCAAAGAGTCATCTGGATTTTGGGCATCCTCAAACAACTCCTTAACCTCCTCTGCGATTGATTCCGTGCTTGACAACTTGGAAATTAACTCTGGTTGATTTGTTGTTGACATTGTTGAGCTTGTCATCTGAGTTGTTGTTTCTATCGTTTCTGCTTGTTCTGTTGTGATATCCTCCCTATCTCCTGATACTTCATTGTCTTTAGATGTTCCAATTGAAGTAGACACTTCTTTGGATACTGTCACCACAATTCTCTCTGAACCCTCCTGTTGAGTTGAGATCTCTGTTGTCTCCGCAAAAACTTCTTCGCTCAGTAATTTCTCCTTAAACTCTTCCGCTTTTAATTTAATGACCTCCAGGAATTCGGGCCTCTCATTGGCCTTTCTAAACGGTGACAGTGTGCTCTTGATCTCAACCTTTGGCTTTGGCGTTGTGGTGTATGTTTCATTACGCTCAGACGGCGGTACTTTTAAGGAACTAATTGTACTGGAATCCAATTTGGCTTCCTCCTCGTTGTCGGACACGAACTCCTCAGGATCTGACAGATCTGAATTGTGTACATTTTCTACTTTGGCAGCCTCTAGAAGCTTTTTGATTTCAGACTTGCGTTTAACTACATCGGCGTCTTCTACGTCCAAGGCCTGCTCAAAGATCGTTTCGATATCATCTCCATTAGAagctttgatcttgaatgtcCCTCTGTCTTGCTTCCGAGGCCTAAAACATCGTGGCCCTGAACAGTACAAATCGTTCCTCTTGGGTCGTTCAGTCGTGAAAATAGGGGGTCGGAGGCTGGGCGAGTATCGATGGGCGGGTAGCGTTCGAACCGGACTtcgggtggtggtggttgtgcgGCTGATTGGCTTTTTCCTATCTTTCTTGAGGATATTGGGACGTGAGGCTGGATCAAACAAAGGCCTTCTAGcattttggatttctttgCGAACTGGAGCAGGAGTTGGCGTTGATTGTTCCTGGACGAAGCTTGGGACTGAAATAGGCTGCGGTGTGGGTAACGACTTGACAATGTCTCTAGATGGTAAGGTTTTGACGACCGTCACTGGGGCTTCAGTAGTTGAAGAAACCCAAGCTGTCGATCCTGATGAGAATGGAGATTGAGGCTCCTTTTTCTTAACCAAAATAAATTGGACGTCTTTCTCAGATTTAAAAGACAAGTGTCGAGGTGCTTCTGCTCGGGAAGGTGTGGGTACTTTCGGAGGTACAGACAGTTGGACCACTTGCACCTCTGGCGATGGTCGGACAGGTTCATGTTCCCTTATTAAAAGTGTAGGTCTGAGGGTATTGGTAATGAAGTCGCTTTCCTGGAAGACTACTGGGTTCTTGACTGGTCGTCGAGGTTTCGGTGTTGGAAACCTAAACTTGTTCTCTGGGTTAGGCTCAAACCTAATGTAGCTCCCATCGTCAAAAGTGGCCTTCTCCGTTGTTTCAACAGCTACCACTTTATTTTCTGGCAATGGTGGAAGATTTCGCTCGTCTGGACATTCAGGCCTGATCTCTCGCACAATGTATGGCCAATCACAGACCCTTTTCTGGTGGTGGAAGTACAAGGACCCACATGATTTTCTCTCAAGTCCAGTCCAATCCGAACAATGATAAAAGAATCTACAGTCATCTGGATCTGGGAAGTAGGAATCGTGTTGTGTTCGACAATCAATAATCACGCCCTCTCTGCCAACAACACTTTGACCTGCAAAGTGAAAGAAGAACCAATGTCTTTGAGAATGATTTCTCTCATGCTGATCAAGGTCAGACGGTCAGTGGTGTGGTGCTCAAAACGAGTGTTCATGACACAAGGTCAACTACCTTTagccaagaaagaaaattctGAGATATTCAACTTACCATTTTCCATGGGTTTCCCCCATGCTGCGAGGATTAACTGACTAGACACAAGAAAGAACGTCGACATCGACTTGATGCTCACTCTGTCACTGAAATGTCCCATCTTATTGGCAAGTTTGATTTTCCATCTGTCTTTGGCACTTCAATCGTCAGAATCAGGTCACATTTCACTTAGAATATTTCACTCAAAAACAACACGCAATCTGGAGATCACTCTCACTACTGACGCATGGCTTGGATGAAGGTTTTGACTTTGGTTGTGAATGGGTGAGTGGTTGTTGACGCACGTTGTTGCGTCGTCGCTAGTTCTTAGTTCTTAGCAAGGATATCTGAGGTAGTTCGTACGAAGCTTGTACCAATTGGGAGGAAGCCGCGCGTTTGGCGTCACAAGAAACCGCTTCCACTTTGGATCGCAACTTGACGCATCGAATCGAGCGGATGAATAGGCTTGTTCTTTTCTTCAACGGAACTTGAATTGTCCCGAAAACCATTGAGTCATTTGTTCTTTGGAGTATCCTGGTCAAGTTGCCTTCGAGAATTCGTCCTGAGACATGTGCTAATGAATCAAAAATAGTTCGCAGGCTTAATAAGGTGTCCGAAGAATGATTCGAAACTAAGCTGAACCGGAAGATCGAGGGGCACTCTGTCTCTTGTTATTCCCCCCTTGGCTATGTAATTGTTGGTTGAATAGGGATTGCCATTGTGGTCCTTCATTCAGGACACTCGTCACAGAGGACACGGGTGGGAAGCCAGGAGTTTTATGGAGCGGGAGGAAATCGAAAAACGCCAGAAGCAAACAATGCCAACATTATGAGAAGCTCGAGTAGGCAGACCTCTTTGATGATTAATTGAAACCCAGCCAAAAGCCATCCATGTTCTTATTTGCTCCAGAATATCATCGCAAAAACTACATTCCAGTCAAGCAGcaacaaaagacaaaatttCATTGAGTATTCACCGATAATTTATCATCAATATTGGTATGTGCTTCATATTAGAACAACTATCCTTCTAACAATTAATTCGACCTGGATAATTCCAAAATAGGTACAAATCAGGATCCCAATCGATGTTCGTCTCATGTGTTTTTTGGGTGGCATGATTCAGGGACTGAGAAAGAAATTCTATTTATCTCCATCCACAACGTCGTATGCCTGGAGGCAACAGATAGCCTTGTCTGAGTCTCAGGTTCACAACTGGTTGAGGGTCATTCATATCGGCCTCTCCTGAGCCATCCGCACTGTTTCGAATCAAGCATGAAAACTCTTGTACAtgctttttatcatcttcggGCCACTCGTTTGGATTGGTTTGGACAGTGGTTCCAAGACATTCCTCCTCGTTGGGGCTAAGAGTTATGGAGATCACAAGTGGATTGACCAGTTTTCTTCGCTCGCGGATCGAATAAGTTGGGACAACGCTTAGAGGGACGTGGGTCTCCTATCCATAGGTTCGATCGGAAGTGATTTTGCAACAAcgtcttgaccattttctgCCCTAATCGCTCACCCTCGGGGTAGATCCGTTTTTGAAGTGGCAATTGTGCCCACTTGGACCAGAATTGGGAATAAAAGATCTCATGAACAGTGCCAATGACCATGACTTCTTCCAGTTGTAGGAATGCCAgtgtcaattcaattttccccccactttgtcactcagcctaAAAGTCATGCTGATTACCTTTTTATTCCCCTTCGACGTGGTACAAACAAAACTacttcaattgattttgagccAAGGTCAACCAACCCCTAAGAAggtggatagatggatgggtGGAATGTTGGCGACgcctcaaaaaagaaacatcagTTGCCTGGCTTGAATTGGGCTCTGGGATTTCCTCTCATACATAGCAAAACAGACGTTTCAATTCTCAAGATCGTGTCCTACATCAATGCATCATCCAAAGCTTGATTACCATGGATTACTTTAAGGCGCATTGAAcggaagagaaggagaatgagagacagagagggagTACATAAACCAGCGAGAGATTAACCGGTCCTCTCAACTAAACAGTAGCTTGAAAGGATCTTGGAATGATTGCTATTTTCAAAGCATGACATTCAGTTTGCTGATTGATTGTTTTGTTGCCGCAATTCCTTAATCGTTGATGTAATTAATCTTCCAAGAAAAATTGCTGCGAGGGTAGAATAACTAAGATTCATTCAAAGCTAAACGGTGAGTAAGTAAAAGTGTTCTATAACtaagaaaaatgtccaaaaaaagaagaaccgATAGGGCAGTTAAAGAGGAAAATTGTGCCCAAGTCAATACGAATTTCATGAACtcaagagaaaatgaaaggccATCTGTGTGGAGGAATGATGCCCTATGAACTTTCTTTCCAATCAGCAATTGTTTCTCTTTGTATGCACTATTCCTTCGCATATACGCGTAGTGACCGCCCGATGAATATCAAGTCATTCACCACCTTTCGACCTTGAAACAatgcttaaaaatgaaagcagtacaaaaagaaaattactGTTCCACAATGAATCCCACTTGTTTATATTTGTCAAATAGGTGAGTGCTCACAGAGCATAATTggcttttttatattttaattTTCATGGCACGTATTCTCACTGGATTTGGATTTTATTTGCGCTCAGGGTTCTTGTCTTTCCTTTGTTTAAcattgaaaatgccaaagcCCCCTCCAAACATGTTTTGTATACATTTTTACTCGATTTatagtttgtttgtttttttatccaaCCAGACGTTCCAGGATATGAATGTGCTATCAGATTAGGTACATTATTGCTCTAATTTTAAACGTGAGAGTGCTGCCTATGCTTTATGGTTGCTATTCATTCGCCATTTTCCTCAATCGGGTTTCACTCGCCAAACATTTGGATAGGTaatatttatttctttttgtattttgacCCACAAGTTGCTAAGTGGGTTTTATAGGCATGTCATATAGCGAAATTCTATcgtttattgattttttggggTTAAAATGGCTGGTACATATTTCTGACTAGAGAGGGCTCCTGAACAAAGTTGGAATTGGAAGACCACGAAGACACTCAAAATTTACATCTTTCTGATAGTACTTGATCATTCACCTTCATTTGATGCATAATTTTGCCTCGAGAAATCTGCTTATTCAAGATATGAACGGTTTTGGTTTGTTTCACATAAATCGAGGGAGGATCTCAATCGATAAGGAAATCCTACTATCACCAAATTTGGGCTTAGTGATTGGCTTGAAAGACGTGTGGGCCTGCGTAAAAACGATCttcgaacattttttttttattttcaaccaAGGAACTCTTAAATGTGTGGTGTGATAACTGATGTAATGATGATCCCCCCtgcagtggatcatcgcctcgaatggcggaccctgaaccctaaatgggacagtatatatataaaattgaacagtatatatataaaattgaacagtatatatataaaattgaacagtatatatataaaattgaacagattATAACACTATTGTGATCCATTGAGAAAACGAATCTTGCAATAAAGACTTTCTATAACTGATGTAAAACTAGCATTAGTCTggactagagccactatatAGTGGGTCTAGTCTGGACAACAGAAGaaagttcttttttcttaTAAAAAACATGGGTTAAACTGATCTGTCAGATTCGATTTATccccaaaatcaaatcattaatGAGCACAACATCTCGTCCTTAATAGCAGAGGTCCTCCCTCTGTGCTCCATCTGCTTGTAATGTTTATCCAAAGATCGACGTGGGTTTGGGGATAACCTTGTCATCGCCGATTTTGTGCGTTAATCATGGACTCAATGAACCGTTTAACACAACATTTGCTGGTGCATGAGGAAACCACCTACATTGGAACAGATCCGACATCTTCAGATCGAAATTTTTGAGTCCAAATTGAACACGGTTCTGATCTGGTTTGTGGTGACGCTCAACCACCAAAACCGCGGAATTGAGAACAAATAATGAGATTCAGTAATTACGAACTTCGCCAATGAGATGAGAGTCGTCTTCGGCGTGTAAAACTCTTCCGCCATGTCTTGACCACAAACTCCGGAAAATACTACAATATCTAATGGCATAAGACGAATTTAAGGACTGTGTAAACGAACTAATTCAGATCATGTTTGGAAATTCAAGGTCCAACTCTAGCGAGTAAATAGAGGGAGGAATTCAAGGGGAGAACAAAATACCGATGAATAAGATTAGGTGGGATTTGGATGTTTTTTCGGCGAGGGGTAAGGAAGCAACTGATTCATTTCCACTTTGAGCCTGCCAAAACCGGAACTCTACTCCAAAACCGTGTTGTGATCCCataagtcacatttttgaaagtgtTGTGGGAAGTAATCACTATGGCATAATTACAAGAAAGCGAACATAAGCACAAGTTAAAGATCAACGTGTTTGCCAACGCGGTTCCTGTAATGTGCAAGACTTCATTCAGCTTGGGCCCCAGATCGTAGACGTAAGGCACTGCAAATTCGTAGTGATAGACTCCACACTTCTACCAGaagcaatattttgattcGAATGTTTGCGAATCGCATAATGGACGCGAACTTTTTGTCTTGCAACAATGTTTGTGCCACGTCGCAGTAACGAGGTTATGAGGAACCTGTCGGAAATCGAGAATTCAAGTTGACCATGTCTAATTAGACCTTTCCTAACCACAACGCAGATTGTTGGATAGTTGCCAAATCGTTGTTGTAGCTTAGTcgaaacttttcattttggtacGAAAGTGCCTAAGCTGACTGAAAGCCCGTAGGCAGAATAGATGGGGCTTGGGGCGAATGTTTGCAACGCAAATGGTCTGACTTTCGTGGTGGAAGTAAGTCAAGGTCGAGCCCAACGTGCTCTACTACGGTACTGTTCTCAGTCTATGGTGATGAATTTATAACATTTTCGGGAGTCATATCTACTAGAGGGCTAATAGCTAATAAGATGAAAAGAGCGAGTAACAAGAAAAAGCTAGATATAGAGTCACGTTTTGGCCTCTGGCATCCGTTTTGATCACCTTTAGggacaaatttgaacaagaagACATGAACCTACTGAACAAGATCAATTTCGTGACATGAAATTAAGAGGAACTTATGATTCATGATTAGTAGGCctcgacaaaatatgttggatttttggcccaaatatgtcattttttatgttactcaaaacaactcaaatatgttgattttatgttaaccaaaaacgtctcggtttgttgtttccgtgccgtttatttttcctagcataactttttaagtgattccgaTGTTATGGCACAGtatgcaattgatttttttcgagagtctagtgctattgcttagggcacttttccACAtttaatgatttgatttgtgtccta
This window harbors:
- the LOC131890975 gene encoding mucin-2-like codes for the protein MGHFSDRVSIKSMSTFFLVSSQLILAAWGKPMENGQSVVGREGVIIDCRTQHDSYFPDPDDCRFFYHCSDWTGLERKSCGSLYFHHQKRVCDWPYIVREIRPECPDERNLPPLPENKVVAVETTEKATFDDGSYIRFEPNPENKFRFPTPKPRRPVKNPVVFQESDFITNTLRPTLLIREHEPVRPSPEVQVVQLSVPPKVPTPSRAEAPRHLSFKSEKDVQFILVKKKEPQSPFSSGSTAWVSSTTEAPVTVVKTLPSRDIVKSLPTPQPISVPSFVQEQSTPTPAPVRKEIQNARRPLFDPASRPNILKKDRKKPISRTTTTTRSPVRTLPAHRYSPSLRPPIFTTERPKRNDLYCSGPRCFRPRKQDRGTFKIKASNGDDIETIFEQALDVEDADVVKRKSEIKKLLEAAKVENVHNSDLSDPEEFVSDNEEEAKLDSSTISSLKVPPSERNETYTTTPKPKVEIKSTLSPFRKANERPEFLEVIKLKAEEFKEKLLSEEVFAETTEISTQQEGSERIVVTVSKEVSTSIGTSKDNEVSGDREDITTEQAETIETTTQMTSSTMSTTNQPELISKLSSTESIAEEVKELFEDAQNPDDSLIIVRPSHFNHDLIESLGEVEETLIVVPSSQVRVSTEVATSTDLNKKNEMISLDEANEEDVDALQETRLHSTSVTTMDSVDDIEDVQATEIPTEEPTEVPPTFEPMIEKDKPNSVEMLTSVLDIFNVTALFEHLQQKPMAQKLQQVTPDSLGNLPEEQVSNQEVIFTEIESSEAPPPVGKIETVDPLEISEEENDETTIAATTLATSTELPTTIQPENLAPSSELVDIHVVLPAGHKTKQDVTTTEPITTFELGTSSSPIDSTEAETTTISLSEAELQETDEESTTSEATTISSVTENAVTILASTTLDSLNTEAPITVTASTVVSTTSTTITTTTTTTTTTTHTTTTTTIAETSEVPSFTSRRDQIRQRFLSKSRPSNTKSILDQLQQQQEKALEATRRENSFKAIEAAKSDEEPGSTSNASNPASTDKGDSVLSVHRDRLSNLRKQLFNRAPPTTTSPKPEGLPDTSSTKLTEDSRERRRSSPFFDRSDPSEAAESVVRPSFQAATSARQSVRCRVLKLAC